The following coding sequences are from one Planctomycetaceae bacterium window:
- the yidD gene encoding membrane protein insertion efficiency factor YidD, whose protein sequence is MKPAKNNLAVRAAIFMIRCYKASISRYLGGQCRFVPSCSDYAIESFERFGFIKGVYKSLGRILRCNPFGGKGFDPVILEKDNGTNHPDTL, encoded by the coding sequence ATGAAACCAGCGAAAAACAATTTGGCGGTAAGGGCTGCGATATTTATGATTCGCTGTTATAAAGCGAGTATCAGCAGATACTTAGGCGGTCAATGCCGATTTGTGCCGAGCTGCAGTGATTACGCGATAGAATCGTTTGAGCGATTCGGATTTATCAAGGGAGTGTATAAGTCTTTGGGCAGAATTTTGCGTTGCAACCCTTTCGGCGGCAAAGGGTTCGACCCTGTTATACTTGAAAAGGACAACGGGACAAACCACCCTGATACATTATGA
- the rnpA gene encoding ribonuclease P protein component — protein MTGFRFSKCLRLNSKAAFKAVFDYKLFAKSNLMTVYIAPNTVEKPRFAVSVSGRIKPAVSRNRLKRLAREAFRLSQNDLPGGFDYIIIYSPWLSKREKSDILKITLNEVRQGFISLVRQAYKKIQGRKDAEN, from the coding sequence ATGACAGGTTTTAGATTTTCAAAGTGTTTACGACTCAACTCAAAGGCGGCGTTTAAGGCTGTCTTTGATTATAAGTTATTTGCCAAAAGCAACTTAATGACGGTTTACATTGCGCCGAATACTGTAGAAAAACCTCGATTCGCTGTTTCTGTCAGCGGCAGGATAAAGCCTGCGGTATCGAGGAACCGGCTCAAACGGCTGGCGAGGGAAGCGTTTCGATTGAGTCAGAACGATTTGCCCGGCGGTTTTGATTATATAATTATTTATTCTCCGTGGTTGTCGAAGCGGGAAAAATCTGATATATTGAAAATCACGTTAAATGAAGTAAGACAAGGGTTTATATCTCTGGTCCGGCAGGCATATAAAAAGATACAAGGCCGTAAGGATGCAGAGAATTAG
- a CDS encoding AlwI family type II restriction endonuclease, translating into MVKIKPWSISTTVRNPERLVDFLKVLKQLEGDDFDTATQVKYQIMLIQHRLYTPTIIPDKYITLFKDVIQEIPFEVAQEVFETQNYVGPDMRGRQSVNPLNKLGFSVAVERLGAVHITNLGNLLLATDSKVSYIFFKSLLKLQFPNPMSAHFSEKKGFNICPFIAVLHLIKKTSGLSQEEFSLFVPTLANFKDIDKYSGFILKRRTLKSSKTKKEFDVNFLKNFYKTDALTKTQWNNPFEYGDNTMRYFRLTKYFRVEKHALGHWKINLEPSRMKEIDQLLNMYDGAAQEFKDVVDYVKYISDINEPKLPWEMDFNKSKDIFISLLDIVRNDYKTLNSNLQTELKKEYVCFNEIDLKKLDLKQTEKFIEMLRSFRLKILHLSRSNFLRKNINELKRIVSLFKDRQKMKKVEPVEFEYMISQCFKILNDEIEIKPNCIIDDDGSPIGFAPGNKADIEGYYHSFNGIFEVTLDVSRNQVYRESIPIMRHLKEFENNNPSKPAFCVFIAPKVHDDTVNYLWISVKHGFEGRKQKIVALDLNNFLRILEIFIVVIEQGKTFNHGNIESLLNSIVTNGENENSSVNWFRNVSSNIQEWEASLI; encoded by the coding sequence ATGGTAAAGATCAAACCGTGGTCGATATCTACAACTGTTCGAAACCCAGAGCGGCTCGTTGATTTTCTGAAAGTGTTGAAACAATTAGAAGGAGACGATTTTGATACGGCTACACAAGTCAAATATCAAATAATGCTGATTCAACATAGACTATACACTCCTACAATTATTCCGGATAAGTACATAACCTTGTTTAAAGATGTAATTCAGGAAATTCCTTTCGAGGTAGCTCAAGAAGTTTTTGAAACTCAGAATTATGTTGGGCCTGACATGCGAGGCAGACAATCAGTAAACCCATTAAACAAACTAGGGTTTTCAGTGGCTGTTGAGAGGTTAGGGGCTGTGCATATAACAAATTTAGGTAATTTACTTTTGGCAACAGATTCTAAAGTCAGCTACATTTTCTTTAAAAGTCTTTTAAAATTACAATTTCCAAATCCAATGTCTGCACATTTTTCAGAAAAAAAAGGTTTTAATATTTGTCCTTTTATAGCAGTTTTACATTTAATAAAAAAAACTTCAGGGTTGAGTCAAGAGGAATTTTCTTTATTTGTTCCAACTTTGGCGAACTTTAAAGATATAGATAAATATTCTGGATTTATTTTGAAGCGAAGAACATTAAAATCTTCAAAAACAAAAAAGGAATTCGACGTAAATTTTTTAAAAAACTTTTATAAAACTGATGCATTAACAAAGACACAGTGGAATAATCCTTTTGAATATGGCGATAACACGATGCGATATTTTAGACTTACAAAGTATTTCCGTGTTGAAAAACATGCTTTAGGCCATTGGAAAATAAATCTTGAGCCATCTCGAATGAAAGAAATTGATCAATTGCTCAATATGTATGATGGGGCAGCACAAGAATTCAAGGATGTGGTTGATTATGTTAAATATATTAGCGATATTAATGAACCCAAATTACCTTGGGAGATGGATTTTAATAAATCCAAAGACATCTTTATTTCTTTGTTAGACATAGTACGAAATGATTATAAAACGCTTAATTCGAATTTACAAACAGAGCTTAAAAAGGAGTATGTTTGTTTTAATGAGATTGACTTGAAAAAACTTGATTTAAAACAAACAGAAAAATTTATTGAAATGCTAAGAAGTTTTCGCCTGAAAATATTACATCTCAGCAGAAGTAATTTCTTAAGAAAAAATATAAATGAACTTAAGAGAATTGTCAGTCTATTTAAAGATAGACAGAAAATGAAAAAAGTTGAACCTGTTGAGTTTGAATACATGATTTCTCAATGTTTTAAAATATTAAATGATGAAATTGAAATTAAACCTAATTGTATAATAGACGATGATGGAAGCCCAATAGGATTTGCCCCAGGAAATAAAGCGGATATCGAAGGATATTATCATTCATTTAATGGTATTTTTGAAGTAACTTTAGATGTTTCCAGGAATCAAGTATACCGGGAAAGTATTCCTATTATGCGACATCTGAAAGAATTTGAAAATAATAATCCAAGTAAGCCGGCTTTTTGTGTATTTATTGCTCCTAAAGTTCATGATGATACGGTTAATTATCTCTGGATTTCGGTTAAACACGGCTTTGAGGGTAGAAAACAAAAAATAGTGGCACTAGATTTAAATAATTTTTTACGAATATTAGAAATTTTCATTGTTGTAATTGAACAGGGAAAGACGTTTAATCATGGTAATATAGAAAGTTTATTAAATTCTATCGTTACTAATGGTGAAAACGAGAATTCAAGTGTTAATTGGTTTAGAAATGTCTCTTCCAATATACAAGAATGGGAAGCTTCATTAATATGA
- a CDS encoding site-specific DNA-methyltransferase translates to MKIMSKNIYTGDCVSVMGKDIGKESIDLIYADPPYNLSGKSLNLVNNSTGGPFYKMNEEWDTWDYDKYLSFSKDWIEKCWDVLKPNGSLYISCTYHNIGEIIFVAKKLGFKLNNVITWYKTNSMPNITKRVFTHAIEYVCWFVKGKKWKFNYHELKEFNPQKTKSGELKQMRDFIQLPIVQGKERIKNSDGRAMHPTQKPEKLIEMILIASSDVNDLILDPFFGSGTTGAVATKLQRRWIGIEKNSQYVSIAEKRIFGKTHVK, encoded by the coding sequence ATGAAAATAATGTCAAAAAATATCTACACTGGTGATTGTGTATCAGTTATGGGGAAAGACATCGGAAAAGAAAGTATAGATTTAATCTACGCAGATCCTCCTTATAACCTTTCTGGGAAGTCGCTGAATTTGGTTAATAATTCTACAGGTGGACCATTTTACAAAATGAATGAAGAGTGGGATACTTGGGATTACGACAAGTATCTTTCTTTTTCTAAAGATTGGATAGAAAAATGTTGGGATGTGCTTAAGCCTAATGGGAGTTTGTATATTTCATGCACTTATCACAACATTGGTGAGATTATTTTTGTTGCAAAAAAATTGGGCTTCAAATTGAACAATGTGATAACGTGGTATAAAACTAATTCAATGCCGAATATTACCAAAAGAGTTTTTACGCATGCTATTGAATATGTATGTTGGTTCGTTAAAGGGAAAAAATGGAAATTCAACTACCATGAATTAAAAGAATTTAATCCACAAAAAACAAAGAGTGGTGAATTGAAACAAATGAGAGATTTTATACAGCTTCCTATTGTTCAAGGCAAAGAAAGAATAAAAAATTCGGATGGCAGAGCGATGCATCCAACTCAAAAACCAGAAAAATTGATTGAGATGATACTTATAGCATCTTCTGATGTTAATGATTTAATTCTGGATCCTTTTTTTGGGAGCGGGACTACTGGGGCGGTTGCAACAAAATTACAACGACGTTGGATTGGTATTGAAAAGAATAGCCAATATGTTAGTATCGCAGAAAAGAGAATTTTTGGAAAAACACATGTTAAATAA
- a CDS encoding site-specific DNA-methyltransferase, whose product MLNKGKIELFKGDAREFLNNIPAKSANLVFADPPYNLSGKNNLTCKNGKVAVCNKGKWDEIEDIHLFNRQWLEACIRVLADDGTIWISGTLHNHPSVGVILKEMGLWIINDIIWYKPNAAPLLQGNRCAPSTELIWLASKSKKYYFDYELARQINGGKQMRNLWVIAASRHLTSHPTEKPENLLQRIISIGSKEGDTILDPFMGSGTTGVVAKQLDRNFIGIEIDQSYFDIATQRIDSTTRKTNLFVKKNTK is encoded by the coding sequence ATGTTAAATAAAGGCAAAATTGAACTGTTTAAAGGCGATGCTCGAGAATTTCTTAACAATATCCCAGCCAAGAGTGCGAACCTTGTTTTTGCGGATCCTCCATATAATTTATCAGGCAAGAATAATCTTACGTGCAAAAATGGGAAAGTTGCTGTTTGTAACAAGGGTAAGTGGGACGAGATAGAAGACATTCACCTATTTAATAGACAATGGTTAGAAGCTTGCATTAGGGTTTTAGCAGATGATGGAACAATCTGGATATCAGGAACTTTGCATAATCATCCATCTGTAGGTGTCATTTTAAAAGAAATGGGACTTTGGATAATAAATGATATAATATGGTATAAACCAAATGCGGCACCTTTATTACAAGGCAACCGTTGTGCGCCATCTACGGAATTAATATGGTTGGCGAGTAAATCAAAAAAATATTATTTTGATTACGAATTAGCCAGGCAAATTAACGGTGGCAAACAGATGCGTAATCTTTGGGTTATTGCGGCAAGCAGACATCTAACAAGCCATCCGACTGAAAAACCTGAAAATTTATTGCAAAGGATAATATCAATTGGTAGTAAAGAGGGAGATACAATATTAGATCCTTTTATGGGGTCTGGAACAACAGGCGTGGTTGCTAAACAACTAGACAGGAATTTTATAGGTATAGAAATTGATCAATCATATTTTGATATTGCGACTCAAAGAATAGATAGCACCACCAGAAAAACAAACCTATTCGTAAAAAAAAACACAAAGTAA
- a CDS encoding KilA-N domain-containing protein, with protein sequence MAKMNVLNKDVTIYSQNDEDYICLTDMARYKDPDRTDYIIQNWLRSRTTIEFLGIWEQLNNPAFKPIEFDGFRKQAGLNSFVLTAKQWIEKTQAIGLVSKAGRYGGTYAHKDIAFEFASWISVEFKLYLIKEFQRLKSEEYKQLGWDIRRNLAKINYRIHTDAIKENLIPAELSKTQINIVYATEADVLNMALFGKTAKQWRDANPNIKGNIRDYADISQLVCLSNLENLNAHFINDGLSQAKRLVKLNEIAIHQMKLLMEIPRIKQIEGNK encoded by the coding sequence ATGGCGAAGATGAACGTATTGAACAAGGACGTAACGATTTATTCTCAAAATGATGAGGATTATATCTGTCTGACGGATATGGCGAGGTATAAAGACCCTGACAGGACAGATTACATCATACAAAATTGGCTTCGCAGCCGGACAACCATTGAGTTTTTGGGGATTTGGGAGCAATTAAATAATCCAGCGTTTAAACCCATCGAATTCGATGGGTTTAGAAAACAGGCGGGCTTAAACAGTTTTGTGCTTACCGCAAAGCAATGGATTGAAAAAACTCAAGCTATTGGCCTTGTATCAAAAGCCGGCAGATACGGCGGTACTTACGCACATAAGGATATTGCCTTTGAGTTTGCTTCATGGATTTCTGTTGAATTCAAACTATATCTTATTAAGGAGTTTCAACGGCTTAAGAGCGAGGAGTATAAACAGCTTGGCTGGGATATTCGGCGTAACTTAGCAAAAATAAATTATCGAATTCATACCGATGCTATAAAAGAAAACCTCATACCTGCGGAGTTGTCCAAGACGCAAATAAATATAGTCTATGCGACAGAAGCAGATGTTCTCAATATGGCTCTTTTTGGAAAGACAGCCAAACAATGGCGAGACGCAAACCCTAATATAAAAGGGAATATCCGTGATTATGCGGATATTTCACAATTAGTATGCCTTTCTAACCTTGAAAACTTAAACGCCCATTTTATCAATGACGGATTGTCGCAGGCGAAACGGTTAGTAAAACTTAATGAAATAGCAATCCATCAGATGAAACTATTAATGGAAATTCCAAGAATCAAACAAATCGAAGGAAATAAATGA